The window GAAATTCAGAAAATGTTTGGCGGAGGCGGTGGAATTGGATTTAGTAGCAATGGTGCTTTTAACGTAAATGGAAGAAATTTTGGAGGAGGACAAGGAATTGTAAAATCTAAAATTGGAGGAGTAACTTATGCCGATAAATACGGTAAAGGTTTAGACGTAAATGCAAATTATTTTTATTCTGGAAGTAGCTCTAACAATGAGTCTAAAAATAATCGTGAAAACATCTTACCAGATAGGCGTTATTTCTCTAATTCTAACTCTTCTTCTGAAGACGAAAACGACAATCATAGTTTAGATTTAGAATTTGACATTGAAATAGATTCAACTTTTCTAATTAATGTAAATCCGTCTTTTGTATTAAATGACCGTAAAGGTTCTTATAATAAATTTGAAGAGTCTTTAGATGAAAACAATGTTTTAACGAACAGTTCTAATAGTAATACTCGCTCAGAATCTTCAGCGAAAAACTTTAGCAACGAAATTGATTTAACTAAAAAAATAGGAAGCAAGGGCTCTTTTATTAAAGCATCTGTTAGAAACCAAATTGATAAAACAAATACGGACGATTACAATAATTCTACCATTGAAATTTTTGGAAACAATCCTTCAACCGAAATAAGAAATCAGTTTAGTGATATTGAAAATAATTTAAACGGACTTAGAACAAGAGTAACCTATCGTTTTCCTTTAATTGCTAAAAAGTTATTTTTAGATGCTAAATATATTTATCAAAAAGACGAACGTGAAAACAAGGAAAGTACATTTGATTTTGACACAAATACGCAGCAATTTTCTGATTTTAACACACAATTAAGTTCAGATTTTACTTTTAATGATATTACAAAAACACCTTCGTTAGCCATTGTATATAGAGATAAAAAATGGCGTTTTAATTTTGAAACTGGTTTTCAAAACAGAACTATTGAAAACGAAGATAAATTAAGACCTAATTTAAACTTAAAAAGAGATTTTAATAATGTTAATTTAGATGCAGGTTTACGTTATCGTTTTGACTCAAAAGCTTCTATTTACTTCGATTATAGCTTAGAAAACGGAGCGCCTAGAATTAATCAACTACAACCTTTTACAGATGTTTCTAATCCATTAAACATTGTTACTGGTAACCCAAACTTAAAACCCTCTAACAACCATAGAATGTATGTTAATTTCAACAAATTTAATTGGCAAAAACGTACTGGATTATACCTTTATGTAAGTGGTGGATTAAGAAACAACCAAGTAGTTTCTAAAAGTATAATTGGAGATGATTTAGTAAGAAATACCACTTATGAAAACGTTGACGGTGCTTATGATGTTTGGGGTGGCGGAAGCTATAGTAAAAGTGTAAAATTAGATACAATTAGCAATTTAAAAATAAGAGTTGGTACGCGTTTAAACATCAATAAAAACATAAACTTTTTTAATGATACTGAATATGGCGCAAAAACAACTGAAATATCTCCAAATCTAGGTTTAACCTATGAATGGAACAAAGTTGTAAGTATTGAACCAAGTTATACAATCTCTTTTTCGGAAACGAATTACGATTTAAGTAATTTCCAAAATCAAAAGTTTACAAGACACTCATTTAGAGTTAGAACAAAAACTACGGTTCCTAAAAAATTAGAATGGCGTAACGATATTCGTTATAACTTTAACCCAAATGTTGTTGGTTTTAATCAATCTTCATGGTTTTGGAATTCAACTTTAGCCTATTCAATTCTAAATGATAAAGCTTCAATTACTTTAAAAGCGTACGATCTATTAAATCAAAACACAAACGCACAAAGAAGAGCTACCGCTAATTATATTGAAGATTCAGAAAGCACAGTTTTACAACAATATTTTATGTTGGGCTTTAACTGGAAGTTTAATAGTTTAGGTCAAAAAGGAAAAGTTAGGGATTACAACATGCATTTTTAAAATGTCCTTTTTGTAAACCTACATACTAAAAACCGACTATTATTCTACATTTTGTAACTTTGTTATATTAAATATTGAATTTTGGAAGTAAAATTACATAAAGGATTAGAGAATTTAGATTTACCACTTCAACTAAATATTAGTTTTGAGAAGATATACGACATGCTTAAAACATACGCAAGTCCAGTATCTAAAAGCCACCCTTTTTATGCTTCATCAAAAATTATCGTAGAAGAAGTTGAGAAAAATCCTGAATTAATAACAGGTTTTACAGATTTAACTACGCTAAAAAAACACGAAGATTTAATTGAACTTTTATTAGAAGCTTTGTTTCCTGAATTACTTACTTTAAATGAAATAAAAGCAGTAACAATTCCTTTTACCTTTACTTCATTTAAGTTTACAAAGCGCTTTGAAAATATCTTAAAAAATGCTGGTGACGATTATGAGTTAAAAATAAGAAACATAGAAGAAAATGCCTTATATATTATGGCATGTACTTTTATTTTAAATTCAGTATACAAACACCCAATAGACTTAAAACGCCCTTTTTTCTTTGATATTCCTGACAAAAAATTAGGCATTACAAAGAACTATAGAGTTGCTTTTAATGCTGATTTTATGGAAATATTTCCATCTAAAAATGCTCCAAAAATTACAGAGGAAGATATAAAATTACTGCTAGATAATTATGATAATATTGACGTTTGGAAAGAAAAATTCCCGTTAAAAAGTTATATTTTCAAAGGATTTGGTATCATGAATTTGTTTGACGTTACCGCAGATGAAACAATATCTTCTATAAGAACAAATTTATTACGAAAAGATGATGGAAGTATTGTTGAAAAACTTCAAGAAGACTTAAGTTCTTTTTATAATATTAAAGACCTTAAAGTAGGGTTTTCTATTTTTGATACATCAGAATTAAATTACGGGACTAGCAAAATAAAAAAAGCAGATAGTATTTTACTTGATAACGAAAAAAGCATTTCATGTTCAGATTTTTTCTGTGATCATATAATGGAAAATGTATTCCATAAAAACAAAAGTATTGTAATCTCTGACGTTGAAAAATATGGTGTAGGCAGTAATGAAAATCCATTTTACAAAAAATTAAAGTCAAGAAATATTGGAAGCATAATATTAATTCCAATAAAAACATCTGAGAATAATGATCTTGCTTTATTAGAAATTGGTTCTCCAAGAGCTTACGAATTAAACTCTGTAAACAAACAAAAGCTTCAAGATATAATCCCTGTATTAAAAGCAGCCGTAGATCGTTTTTCTGAAGAATACGCTAACACTTTAGAGGCAACAATACAAGAACATTACACCTCTATTCACCCTTCTGTAAAATGGAAATTTAATAACGCTGCAGAAAACTATCTTCAAGATATTTTTGAAAATGCGGAAAACCCAAAACCAGAAGAAATAATTTTTAATGATGTACATCCGCTATATGGTCAACTAGACATAAAAGGATCTTCTGTTGCCCGAAATAACGCAATTTTAGAAGACTTAACAACACAACTTACATTAGCAATTTCTGTGTTAAGAGAAGCTTGTAATTCAGAAAATTTACCTATTTACAATGAATTAATGTTTCGTGTTTCAGCCTATTTAAAAGAGGTGAAAAAAGGATTAAAAGCAGGAGATGAAATTGCGATTTTAGATTTTTTAAAGACGGAAATTTATCCCGTTTTCACACACATAAAAGACATAAATTTAGAACTCGAAACTCTAGTAAATACTTACATGGGCAGGTTAGATAATAACTTACAAGTTGTATATGAAAAAAGGAAAGCCTATGAAGAAAGTGTAACTTTATTAAATGATAAGCTTTCTAAATATATCGACAAAAAACAAGAAGGAGCCCAACAAATGTTTCCTCATTATTTTGAACGTTATAAAACCGATGGCGTTGAGTTTAACATGTATATAGGTGAATCTTTAACAAAAAAGAAAAAGTTTGATAATCTGTACTTATACAATCTTCGTTTTTGGCAAATACAGTTAATGTATGAAATGGAAAACCTTGCCATGAATGCTACCAAAGAAATGGAACACAAATTACGTGTTGCTTCTTTAATATTGGTTCACAGCAATCCTTTGGCTATTAAATTTAGAATGGATGAAAAGCAGTTTGATGTTGATGGCGCTTACAATATTCGTTACGAAATCATCAAAAAACGTATAGACAAAGCCCATATAAAAGGAACCGATGAAAGATTAACTGTTCCTGGTAAAATTGCAATAGTTTATTCTCAAGATAAAGACAAGCTAGAATATATTAAATATATAAATTTCTTACAATCTAAAAATCAACTAGGTAAAATTGAAGAGTTAGAACTAGAAGATTTACAAGGCGTTTCTGGCTTAAAAGCTTTACGTGTAAAAATAATTTACAAAGAAGATTTTGATGCTAAAAAAACAATAACAATAGATCAGTTAATGAATGAGTTAAAATAAAACAGTTAGGCTTTACCTTGTGCATAAAAAGCAAAAACAAAAGCAATAACACTTACCAAAATACCGATCATAAAAACAGTATAAGTTAGTCTTAAAAGACTATATTTTCTATTTAAAACCAATCCTAAGAAATACAAATCTTTTGTAAGAGAACTATAAAGGTAATCTCTATCTTTCATCATTTCTTCCATTGCCCATTCAAATTCTTGTAATTTCATTTGATGAAAATTTCCAAAGAACAACAAATTTACTTTCTTATTTGCTACATCTTCTTTTGTAAATTTTCCTTGCGTAACATTTGGTCTAGTTGCCATTATAGATAAAACTATAGATGCAACAGTAAATGCTATAAAAATAATAGACGGAGTTATTAAATAATCATTAGATGGGTTATCTAGTTTTGGGAGTAAAGTAGAAAGTGCCATAGAAATAATAATAGCATTTACAGAAAGTAAAATATTTGCTTTCGTATCGGCAATATCACTTAATGTAATATGGTTTCTAAGTGCAACTCTAAACATAGTTTCAACACCTCGCTCTGGTAATTCAATCTTACTTTTTTTGTGAGCTAATTCTTCTTTTTTATGTTTTAACTTTGTGCTTTCAGTTTTTATTTTCTTTTCCGTTTTTATTAACTGTGCTAAGTTTTTACTTTTTTGTTTGTCCCAAATTTTTGAGGCTGTACTAGTATAATAACGGTGCTTATTAGTTAAAAAATCTATGTTTTCTTTCAACCAATCAGATTCATTTAAAACCCTATCTTTGGAAAGCTCCCATTCTCTTCTAAGCAACTCTGTTAAATAACTAAAGTTTTTACTTCCTAAATGAGAACAATCTGCATCATTTAATATCTTTTCATATTCGGAAACAGGTTCTACTCCCATTTCTGTAGAAAGAATCATCTGTGAAATTGCTTCAATTCTCTCAGAAGCTAAACCGTTTTCTTTTAAAAATTTAGCAGCAATTTTCACTCCTTCCGTCTCATGACCATCCATAACCTTGGTGTAACCAATATCATGAAACCAAGCGGCTAATATTAAATTTTCTTTTTCAATTTCAGATAAATCTAAAATCTCAATTAACTCCACAGTCTTCTCTACTACGCGCTGTGTATGAGAAACATTATGATACACAAAACTTTTTTCTAAGTTTGAGTTTAAAAAATTAATAACAAAATTTTCTGTTTTTGAAATCAAAGTATCCATAAATTGAGTAATTTTAAAAAGTAAAAATAAGTAAAGTTTTTAGGACTTTTAACAATGTAAGTTTTATTACAAATTTCCGACTAAAATAATAAGTGAAAAATTAAATAGTACCGTTTCAATAATTATTGAGATTGTACTATATTTTTTGCTCAAAATTTTCATATTTTTAATAACTTAAAATAACGAAATTTATTATGCTTACTTGGAAAAACATTATTAATTTTACTGTAAATGGAAACCCGACTCCAACAAAAAGAGTTGAAAAAACGGAAAATGAATGGAAAGAATTACTAACTCCAGAACAGTTTAGAGTAACACGTTTAAAAGGAACTGAAAGACCTTTTTCTGGCGAACTCTGTTCAATTTACGAAGAAGGTAAATATAATTGCGTTTGTTGCAAAACCCCTCTATTTGATTCTACAATTAAATTTGAATCTAGTTCTGGCTGGCCTAGTTTTACACAACCAATTGAAGAAAACGCAATTAAGTATCATAAGGATATTACTCTTGGAATGGTACGTGTAGAAGTGCTTTGCAATACTTGCGACGCACATTTAGGACACATTTTTCCTGATGGACCAGAACCAAGCGGATTACGTTATTGTATTAATTCAGAATCTATGCAACTAGAGAAAGGAGCAGAAAATGACAACTAATAATTTACAAATTGCCACTTTAGGCGGAGGTTGTTTTTGGTGCACAGAAGCTGTATTTCAAGAAGTAAAAGGTGTAGAGAAAGTAGTTTCTGGTTATGCTGGAGGAAATGTTCCTGGAGAACCAACTTACAGAGAAATTTGTTCTGGTTTAACAGGTCATGCAGAAGTAATTGAAATTACTTTTGATTCAAATATAATTTCATTTGAAGATATTTTGGTCATTTTTATGACAACTCATGATCCAACAACGTTGAACCAACAAGGTGCGGATAGAGGAACACAATATCGTTCAGTGATTTTTTATCAGAATGAAGTTCAGCAAAAAATAGCACAAGAGGTTTTAAAACAAATTCAACCGTATTATAACGATACAATTGTAACTGAATTAAGTCCTTTACCAATATTTTATAAAGCTACAAAAGAGCATCAAAATTATTATAGAGAAAATACACAACAAGGGTATTGTAGTTTTGTAATTGAACCAAAGTTGGCAAAACTGAGAAAACTACATGCAGATAAATTAAAGTAAAATGATAAAGTTATTTGGAGCACAACGCTGTCATAAAACACAATATTATCAAACATTTTTAAAAACGCGTAATTTAGATTACGCGTTTTTAGATGTAGAAAAAAATAATGAGTTTGCAGAAGAATTACGTAATCTATATGAAAATAGAAAGCTAAATTTCCCTACAATTACTATTAATCAGAAAAAGCTAAGAAATCCAACAGATAAAGAGTTAGAAAAGTGGATAAAGAAACTAAAATAGCATTTGGCGGTGGTTGCCATTGGTGTACAGAAGCTGTCTTTCAATCCTTAAAAGGTGTTAAAGAAGTAGCACAAGGTTTTGTAGCATCTATTAATGAGAATAGTACATTTTCAGAAGCAGTTGTTGTACATTTTAATTCTGAAAAAATTTCTTTAAAAACTTTAGTTGAAGTGCATTTACTAACACATAAAAGCACAAGTAACCATTCTATGCGTAAAAAATACAGATCAGCTATTTATACATTTTCAGACACACAAAAACTGCTAATTGAAGAAGTTATGCGTTATTTTAAGTCAAAATCAGCTGTAGAAATCATTACACAAATATTAGATTTCAAAGAATTTAAGCCATCCGAAAAGCAATTTAAAAATTATTATTACACAAACCCTAAGAAACCTTTTTGCGAAAAATTCATCAATCCAAAATTACAATTGTTACAAGAACGATTTTCTAAACAATTAAAAACAGAACACCAAAATCATCTATAAAATGAAAAGCACAAAACTTACTATTTCAAATTCAAAAAATCAGCAATTAAATGCATTTTTAGAATTACCAGCAAATCAAAAACCTAATTACTATGCAATTTTTGCACATTGTTTTACATGTTCTAGTTCTTTAGGTGCTGTAAAAAATATTAGTAGGACACTAACCAATTACGGTTTTGGAGTCATTCGTTTTGATTTTACTGGCTTAGGAAGAAGTGAAGGAGAATTTGCTGAAAGCCATTTTTCTGCAAATGTTGATGATTTAATTGCAGTAAGTAATTACATGGAATCTAATTATGAGGCGCCAACTTTATTAGTTGGACATTCTTTAGGAGGCGCTGCAGTTATTTCCGCAGCAGCTAAACTTAATACCGTAAAAGCTGTTGCAACTGTTGGCGCACCAGCAACTGTTAGTCATGTAAAACATTTATTTTCTCACGGAATAGAAGACATAAAATCCAAAGGAGAAGTTGAAGTTAATATTGGAGGAAGACCATTTAAAATAAATAATGATTTTGTTGAAAATTTTGATAAAACAGATTTACCTTCAGTTGTAAAGAATCTTAGAAAACCTTTATTAATTCTTCATTCTCCAACAGATACTATTGTTGGAATTAAAAATGCCGAACAAATTTATCACAATGCACATCATCCAAAAAGTTTTGTAACGTTAGATAATACAGATCATTTATTATCTAATGCTAAGGATAGTATTTATGTTGGAAACGTTATTGGAGCTTGGGCAGAACGTTATTTTGAGCCAAAAGAAAACCAAATGTTAACCACAAAAGGAGAACAAATTGTTGGTCATTTAAACCTACTCGAAGATAATTTTACCACATCAATTCAAACTAAAAATCATTTTATGATTGCAGACGAACCAACATCTGTTGGCGGTGATGATTTTGGACCTTCTCCTTATGAATATTTAAATGCAGGTTTAATTGCCTGTACAGCAATGACATTAAAGCTATATGCAGAACGCAAAAAATGGGATTTACAAGAGGTATTTGTTTATGTTTCTCACTCTAAAAAACATAGTGATGATCTAGAAGTTCAAGTTAACAAACCTACTTATTTAGATTTTATAACTAAAAAATTAAAATTTGTTGGTAATTTAGACGACAAGCAAAAACAACGGTTAAAAGAAATTGCTTCTAAATGCCCAGTGCATAAAACTTTAGCAAGTAAAGTTATTTTTGATACATCAATCCTAGAAAACTAAAATTTTAAAACATGAATTTAATAGAAAATTTAAAAAGTTATTTCAGTAAAAAAGCAAACAACCAAACAACTAGCAAAGCTCCAGAAGGAGTTTGCCCTAATTGTTGGGGAAAACAAGAATGGGAAGGTGATTTTTACAAAAAAATAAAAGCCAACAATATTACACCTGACAACAACCTATATACTAGTTTTATAAATGAAGTAGCACAAAAACTAGACAAAATCACCTTAAAAGACGACGTTTTAATTTGTGAAACCTGTAAAATATCACACAAATAAAAGCCATCTAACTACCTTAACAAAATGAAGTTAAATATTCAAGATACTTTTAATAAAGAGCTACCTGCAGATACAATTTTAGAAAATTCACGCAGGCAAGTTGTAAACTCTTGCTATTCTTTTGTTACACCAACAAAAACAGCAAAGCCTAGCTTAGTACATGTTTCTAAAGAAATGTTAGAAACTATAGGTTTAACTTCTGAAGATGCAAAATCAGATGATTTTCTAAACGTTTTTACAGGAAATGAAATCTTAGAAAATACGCAGCCATTTGCAATGTGTTATGGCGGACATCAATTTGGTAATTGGGCTGGACAATTAGGTGATGGAAGAGCTATAAACCTAACAGAAATTGTACACAATAATAAACGTTGGGCAATTCAGTTAAAGGGCGCTGGTGAAACGCCATATTCAAGAACTGCAGACGGTTTAGCTGTTTTACGCTCTTCTGTTAGAGAATATTTATGTAGTGAAGCAATGTTTCATTTAGGCGTTCCAACTACGCGTGCTTTAAGTTTAAGTTTATCTGGAAGTGAAGTTTTGCGAGATGTTATGTACAACGGAAATCCTGCGTACGAAAAAGGCGCAATAGTTTCTCGTTTAGCACCGAGTTTTATCCGTTTTGGAAATTTTGAAATTCTTGCTTCAAGACAAGATATTGAAACTTTAAAACAACTTACAGATTATACAATTAAACATTTTTATCCGGGAATTTCTTCCGAAGGAAAACAAAAATATCTTGATTTTTTAACCGAAGTTAGAAACAAAACCATTGACATGATTGTGCATTGGCAACGAGTTGGTTTTGTGCACGGAGTTATGAATACCGACAACATGTCTATTTTGGGTTTAACCATAGATTATGGACCTTATGGTTGGTTAGAAGGTTACGATTTAGGTTGGACACCAAATACAACAGATATTCAAAACAAACGATATCGATTTGAAAATCAGCCAAATATTGGGATTTGGAATTTACTGAAATTAGCAAATGCCTTGTATCCTTTAATTGAAGAAGTTGATCCTTTACAGGAAATCCTAAACGATTATCATGCTATTTTTAAGGAGAAATACTTAAAAATGTTGCAAGAAAAAATCGGTTTATTTTCTTCGGAAGAAAGCGACTCTGAACTTATTGGTCGTTTAGAAGAAACCTTGCAACTTACTGAAACGGACATGACAATTTTCTTTAGAAATTTAGCCAATGTATCAGCAAACGATGACGTTGATTCAGCATTTAAAAAAGTAACAAATGCTTTTTATGTTTTAGATGAAGTTAGAGGCGAAATTAAAGATTATTGGCAAGATTGGTTTAAACGATATCTACAAAGGTTGCAAAGAGAGATTTTTTCTAATACAGAAAGAAAAATAAAAATGGATTTGGTAAATCCTAAATATGTATTGCGAAATTACATGGCACAATTAGCAATTGACGATGCAGACAAAGGAGATTATAAGTTAATTGATGAGTTATATCAAATGCTTAAAAACCCATATTCAGAACAACCAAAAAATGAAAAATGGTTTGCAAAAAGACCAGAATGGGCACGTAATAAAGTTGGTTGTTCAATGCTAAGTTGTAGCTCTTAATATAATTTATTGTACTTTAGAAATCATGACTCACGAGTTTATAAATATTTTACAGCAAGCGTTAATCAACCAAAAAAAAGGTTTGAATAACGTATTGGTAACTGTAGTAAACTTAGACGGTTCTTCTTACAGAAAGCCAGGAGTTAGAATGTTATTGTCTTCTGATGATAAAATGGTTGGTGCGGTTAGTGGTGGTTGTGTAGAAAAAGAAATACAACGCAGAGCACAAACTGTTTTTAAAGACAAAAAAGCAAAAATTATAACGTATGATGGTCGCTACAGATTAGGTTGCGAAGGCGTTTTATATATTTTATTAGAACCTTTTTTTATTTCTGATGATTTATTTACCGAGTTTTCAAAAAACATATCAGAGAGAAAATCATTTATTATTGAATCTTACTACCAAAAAGAAGATGAAGTTTTCGGTGATTTTGGCTCAATAATTCAATTTGAAAATGGAGCAAAATTTACTTTTTCAGAAGGGAAAATAAATACAAAAAATGAAGTTTTTTCTCAAACCTTACAACCACTTTTTAAACTTCTAATTATTGGAGGAGAACACGATGCTGTAAAGCTCTGCGCTCAAGCAATTCAATTAGGTTGGCAAGTAGAAGTAATAACTTCTATAAAAGACCCTAAAGAATTAACTGATTTTCCTGGAGCAACTTCTGTAACCGCACAAACTCCTGAAATTCTTGAGTTGAATAACATAAATAAGCATACAGCAATAGTAATCATGAATCATAATTTCACGTATGATTTACGTTATTTAACAACTCTACAAAATGAAAATCCAGTTTATATTGGAATTTTAGGAGCCGCTAAAAGACGAGAAAAACTATTAAATGAGTTATTTGATATTGCTCCCGATATCTCTGACGAATTCTTAGAAAAAATTCACACGCCTGCAGGTTTAAATATTGGAGCAGAAACGCCAGAAGAAATTGCTTTATCAATATTAGCTGAAATATTATCCGTAGTTAGAAAAAAAGAAGTGTTTTCTTTAAAGAAAATCACAGGAAGAATTCATAGTTAAAATGCAAAAAACAGCAATACTTATTTTAGCGGCCGGAAGTTCTACAAGAATGAAAGCTACAAAACAATTACTACCTTATAAAAACACAACTTTGTTAGGTTTTGCAATTGAAACTGCACAAAAAACTACAGCAAACGAAGTCTTTTGTGTTTTAGGACATAAAGCTGAAATCATAAAAAAATCTATCGAAAAACAGCAAGTTGAAACTATTTTAAATCCAAATTTTAAAGAAGGATTAAGTTCAAGTATTGTTGCAGGAATTCATCATATTTTTCCTAAAAATTTTGATACTGTTTTAATTATGTTGGCAGATCAACCTAAAATAACTCCCGTATTTTTAAATGAATTACTAAAAATATCAATAAAAAATCCTTCTAAAATAATAGCATCTAATTATGGGAAAAATATTGGTGTTCCTGCAATTTTTCCGAAGAGCTATTTTTTAGAGTTATTAGATTTAAAAGGAGATAAAGGAGCTAAGAATCTATTAATAAAAATGTCTTCAAAATTAATTTCAATAGAATCCTCTAACCTAATTGACATTGACACAAAAGAGGATTATAAAAAGCTATAAACAGTGTCTTTTTTCCATTTATTCTAAAAAAATTAAATTAGCAGAATCAACTAAACTAAATCCATGAGGTTAACTAGAACTTTTATATTCCTTATTCTTTTTATATTCGTTACAAATTGCGCAACTTACAAACCTCAATATTCAGAAAATAAACTAAACAAAGTCAACGCTAACAACAAAGAAATAGAACATTCTTTTTATTTAATTGGAGATGCTGGCAACTCAACTTTAACTAAAAACTCACCCGCTTTAAACTATTTAAAACGTAAAACTGAAAATACTTCCGAAAATGCTACGTTGCTTTTTTTAGGTGATAATGTTTATGAAACTGGAATTCCAAATAAGAATAATGAAAATTATGCTTTAGCAAAAAGAAGAATAGAAGCGCAAACAGATGTTGCTAAAGATTTTAAAGGACAATCAATATTTATTCCTGGAAATCACGATTGGTATAACGGTTTAGATGGCTTAAAACGTGAAGAAAGATTAGTAGAAGAAGTATTAGGGAAAAAATCTTTTTTACCTCAAAACGGTTGTCCTTTAGAGAAGGTTAACATCTCTAAAGATATTGTTTTAATAATTGTTGACACACATTGGTATTTAACAAATTGGGACAATCATCCAACAATAAATGACAATTGTGAGATAAAAACAAGAACAAAGTTTTTTGATGAATTTGAAGGTTTAATTAAAAAAAGTAGGGGAAAAACTACCATTATTGCAATGCATCATCCAATGTTTACAAATGGTTCTCATGGAGGAAAATATTCTTTTGCAAGCCATATGAAACCTACACCTGTTTTAGGAACACTTAAAAACTTAATTAGAAAATCTTCAGGAATAACAAATACCGATATTCAAAATAAAAAGTACAATGCGCTAAAAAAACATTTAGTTACTATTTCTCAAGAAAACGATAAAACAATTTTTGTGTCTGGTCACGATCATAATTTACAATACATAGTTCAAGATAATTTACCACAAATAATAAGTGGTTCTGGCTCTAAAACAATGGCTACAAAATTATCTGGAGGCGCAAAATTTACCTATGCAGCTCAAGGTTTTGCCAAATTAGATGTTTATAAAGATGGATCTTCATCTGTTAGTTTTCATACTGTAAAAGATGATAAAATTGTATATCAAACTGAAGTTTTACCTCCAAATGAGAAAAAAGTTTTCAATACATTTCCTAAAAATAAAATTACAGAAAAGAAAGCTTCAATTTATACTAAAGAAGAAGTAACCAAAAATGGCCTTTATCGTTATTTCTGGGGAGAACGTTACAGAAAATATTTTGGGACAGAAGTAAGTGCACCAACAGTAGATTTAGATACACTTTTTGGCGGATTAAAACCTGTTAGAAAAGGTGGCGGA of the Tenacibaculum todarodis genome contains:
- a CDS encoding Pycsar system effector family protein: MDTLISKTENFVINFLNSNLEKSFVYHNVSHTQRVVEKTVELIEILDLSEIEKENLILAAWFHDIGYTKVMDGHETEGVKIAAKFLKENGLASERIEAISQMILSTEMGVEPVSEYEKILNDADCSHLGSKNFSYLTELLRREWELSKDRVLNESDWLKENIDFLTNKHRYYTSTASKIWDKQKSKNLAQLIKTEKKIKTESTKLKHKKEELAHKKSKIELPERGVETMFRVALRNHITLSDIADTKANILLSVNAIIISMALSTLLPKLDNPSNDYLITPSIIFIAFTVASIVLSIMATRPNVTQGKFTKEDVANKKVNLLFFGNFHQMKLQEFEWAMEEMMKDRDYLYSSLTKDLYFLGLVLNRKYSLLRLTYTVFMIGILVSVIAFVFAFYAQGKA
- the msrB gene encoding peptide-methionine (R)-S-oxide reductase MsrB, with translation MLTWKNIINFTVNGNPTPTKRVEKTENEWKELLTPEQFRVTRLKGTERPFSGELCSIYEEGKYNCVCCKTPLFDSTIKFESSSGWPSFTQPIEENAIKYHKDITLGMVRVEVLCNTCDAHLGHIFPDGPEPSGLRYCINSESMQLEKGAENDN
- a CDS encoding GAF domain-containing protein, which encodes MEVKLHKGLENLDLPLQLNISFEKIYDMLKTYASPVSKSHPFYASSKIIVEEVEKNPELITGFTDLTTLKKHEDLIELLLEALFPELLTLNEIKAVTIPFTFTSFKFTKRFENILKNAGDDYELKIRNIEENALYIMACTFILNSVYKHPIDLKRPFFFDIPDKKLGITKNYRVAFNADFMEIFPSKNAPKITEEDIKLLLDNYDNIDVWKEKFPLKSYIFKGFGIMNLFDVTADETISSIRTNLLRKDDGSIVEKLQEDLSSFYNIKDLKVGFSIFDTSELNYGTSKIKKADSILLDNEKSISCSDFFCDHIMENVFHKNKSIVISDVEKYGVGSNENPFYKKLKSRNIGSIILIPIKTSENNDLALLEIGSPRAYELNSVNKQKLQDIIPVLKAAVDRFSEEYANTLEATIQEHYTSIHPSVKWKFNNAAENYLQDIFENAENPKPEEIIFNDVHPLYGQLDIKGSSVARNNAILEDLTTQLTLAISVLREACNSENLPIYNELMFRVSAYLKEVKKGLKAGDEIAILDFLKTEIYPVFTHIKDINLELETLVNTYMGRLDNNLQVVYEKRKAYEESVTLLNDKLSKYIDKKQEGAQQMFPHYFERYKTDGVEFNMYIGESLTKKKKFDNLYLYNLRFWQIQLMYEMENLAMNATKEMEHKLRVASLILVHSNPLAIKFRMDEKQFDVDGAYNIRYEIIKKRIDKAHIKGTDERLTVPGKIAIVYSQDKDKLEYIKYINFLQSKNQLGKIEELELEDLQGVSGLKALRVKIIYKEDFDAKKTITIDQLMNELK
- a CDS encoding outer membrane beta-barrel protein; the encoded protein is MKKTILLIAILFAVNSFAQSKNFKIKGIVVSEKEKAPIESATIHLEKAKDSAIVSYTITDEKGNFSLEGKSFHNNLKLFISFVGMQSYSKEIILTKSNFNLGTISLKEDDNLLQEVVVKSRAPITIKKDTLEFNVKSFKTKKDANVEDLLKKLPGVEVDAEGKITVNGKEVNKILVNGKPFFGNDPSITTKNLTKDIIEKVQITNTKTKSEGFTGEKGDDNNKTINLTIKKENNKGWFGRVSAGAGTEKRYEAATMVNRFDNETRVSVLASTNNINSPGFSFGEIQKMFGGGGGIGFSSNGAFNVNGRNFGGGQGIVKSKIGGVTYADKYGKGLDVNANYFYSGSSSNNESKNNRENILPDRRYFSNSNSSSEDENDNHSLDLEFDIEIDSTFLINVNPSFVLNDRKGSYNKFEESLDENNVLTNSSNSNTRSESSAKNFSNEIDLTKKIGSKGSFIKASVRNQIDKTNTDDYNNSTIEIFGNNPSTEIRNQFSDIENNLNGLRTRVTYRFPLIAKKLFLDAKYIYQKDERENKESTFDFDTNTQQFSDFNTQLSSDFTFNDITKTPSLAIVYRDKKWRFNFETGFQNRTIENEDKLRPNLNLKRDFNNVNLDAGLRYRFDSKASIYFDYSLENGAPRINQLQPFTDVSNPLNIVTGNPNLKPSNNHRMYVNFNKFNWQKRTGLYLYVSGGLRNNQVVSKSIIGDDLVRNTTYENVDGAYDVWGGGSYSKSVKLDTISNLKIRVGTRLNINKNINFFNDTEYGAKTTEISPNLGLTYEWNKVVSIEPSYTISFSETNYDLSNFQNQKFTRHSFRVRTKTTVPKKLEWRNDIRYNFNPNVVGFNQSSWFWNSTLAYSILNDKASITLKAYDLLNQNTNAQRRATANYIEDSESTVLQQYFMLGFNWKFNSLGQKGKVRDYNMHF